Genomic window (Equus asinus isolate D_3611 breed Donkey chromosome 13, EquAss-T2T_v2, whole genome shotgun sequence):
GAATATTAGttaatttgatttttcaaaagaggAAAGCCTCTTTGGAGCAGTCCCAACATGGAGGCCTGCTCTCCACCACCATGGCGCCACACTTCTTTGCCGCCCAAAGCACTTGCGGCTCACCatccagtcttccttttttttttccctgctttttcttctggaatctccccagtacatagttgtatattttagttgtgggtccttctagttgtggcgtgtgggacgccgcctcagtgtggcctgaggagtggtaccatgtctgcacccaggatctgaaccagcggaaccctgggcccccgaagcagagtgcacgaacttaaccactcggccacagggccggccccaccatCCAGTCTTCTGAAGTTTCCCTCTACCACCCCTTTCCTGCTTTCCTCAGACACTATGAGGCTGCTTTTCATGAATTACGAAAAGAGAAGGACAAACCTCATTGTACAGattcaaaagacaaacaaaactgagacccagagaagcagCGGAACTTTGCCAGGATCACATAGTCAGTCAGTGGCTGAGCCAGTGTTAGAAGGAAGGCATCACAGCTCCAAGTTGAGTACGCATTCATCCAGCAGGTGTTTGTAAACACTGACCGTGAGCGAGGCACTGGAAACACATGATGAACTAGACACACGCCTGCCTTCTTGGAGCTTACAGTTTATTGGGATTCCACATCCACCACACTTAATGAAATACAACATTAAACTAAGTTTGTCCCTTAGCTTGAGCTTTTGAAAGAGTCCTTGCTTTTAAATAAACAGCAAAAAGCTAGGGCAGCCAGATCTGGTGGAATGTACTGGACCAGAAGCTGACAACCCAGGTCATAATTTTACATCCTCTGCTGTCTCTGTGGCCCAGACAAAGTCCCTTactcttgattttatttatttatattttaatttcttttgctaaggaagatttaccctgagctaacatctgttgccaatcttcctctttttacttgaagaagattcaccctgagctaacatccgtgcaaatcttcctctattttgtgtgtgggtcactgccacagtgtggctgccgatgagtagtgtaggtctgcgtccgggaagcaaacccaggccaccaaagtggagcacaccaaacttaaccactaggccacagggccggcccttgaTTTTAGTTTTGACATCTGTAAATAATTTCTGACTTTACTGATCTGAATgttctgtttatatatataaaagtcaTTGAAAGATGTGTAATAGGGATAGTTATATTGATAGTAAATTAACAGTTTGCACATTTTGCGATGGGATAATCATTTTTTTGGTGTatgttctgttttacagatcGCTTGACAATATCTTATTGCCGGAGTAGTGGTCCTGGGGGCCAGAATGTTAACAAAGGTACAGGGTAccttgttgttttctttcattttaaaacttagCTGAGAGACGGACTTGTTTACGTTCATGTggaataaagagatttttttagcAGAAGCTTCAATACCACCAGCTTATAATAATcctctttattcttttgaatgtggtCTGATTCGCCGGCTCAGCTGTGGGTTGCCAAGACTAGGCTTGGCTTGTTGAGTCTAAACAAAGGGAAATCACAGTGTGAGTTGGCAACCAGCTCCAAGAACAGGTTTCCTTCATTCTTAGGGAACCCATCCCCCCGTTCTTTTCAGAACCCAATAAACTGTAAGAGAAACAATGGGCATTCAGTTCCTGGAAGTTTATTTTTGTCCAGAAGTGCCTTACTATCTTTGCAGGCTTCTTCTGTGGCCAACTTTGTATCCCCAAATTGATACAGGATAGAAATGTGCCTGGTTGGGTGTCTCACCCCTTTGTTTCAGGATGGTGACCAGCCACCGGATGCTGAGCCCAAGAGTTTCAGTGACCCATGCTCCCTCCTCTCTTTATTTACAGTGAATTCCAAGGCTGAAGTCAGGTTCCATTTGGCAACTGCCGACTGGATTGCAGAGCCTGTGCGACAGAAAATGGCCATCACGGTAACCACTGGCCCCCTTCTTTTTCTATAATCCCTCAGTCGCTTTTAAACCTTTACTCTGTAGAACTCTGGTTTTGCCTTTGTTCTCTGCAGCATAAAAATAAGATCAACAGGTCAGGAGAGTTGATACTCACCTCTGAATGCAGCCGCTATCAGTTCCGAAATCTGGCAGATTGCCTCCAGAAAATTCGAGACATGATCGCTgaggccagccagccagccaaggAGCCATCCAAAGAAGATGCTCTGCTACAGAGAATCAGGTACTAGAAAATGCCCCAAGCGTCTCAGCCGAGTCGTGTGGCCGAGGGGCTgcacagggaaggaaggaggcagggtgaAGTCCGCGCCCTCCCGGCAGACAGGCGGAGGAGCCCGGGAATGGGAGAAGACCCACCCGGAGTGGAGGCTCCCCGCCAGCTGCCGCCTGCTGATGCGGCTGCTCTGCTTCCCCTGAGCTGCCAGCTCCTCTCCCACTTTGAAAAGCACTGATTGGGCGTCTGGGACTAATTGCCgtctttttgttttcaggatAGAAAACATGAATCGGGAAAGgctgagaaaaaagagaataaattctaCCATAAAGACAAGCAGGAGGGTAGATATGGACTGAAGTCATCCTCCAGAGCCGGCAAAGGCCCTCTTCAGGGCATGCAGGCAGCTGCAGCCGAGGGAGCTCTAACACCAGCAGGCGACTTCTTTGTTGGTCGTGGTTGTTAACGTTTGTCTAACACTGGAGCCATCATGAGAGTGTTCAATTGCACTGGTTGCAGTCACTGTTTGCAAAGGTCTTTATAAGCAATCACGTGTTGTCAAACCTTAATTATCTATTTGATACATTAGCTGCAATAAAATTCTAAATGCAGTGGGCTTCCCTCTCATTCCAAATGCATCAGAACAGAATTCCTCCCTTTTCTCTCAGTTGAACTCTGCCTAACAGTTATTGACTGGCACTGACTGCTTGTCACAGCCAGGGGGAAACAGAGGAATGAGTTGTGGTGTCTGCCCTCCAGGAATACACAGTCAGGTAGGAGGCAGGTGAGTGGGCatctgagctgggccttgaaaaAGGTAGAGAATTTTAATCAGTAGAGACGAGAGGAGGTCACGTCAGGTGAAGGGAACAGTATGAATAAAGGAGACCCAAGAAAAGGctgggtggagaggaggaggaagccatCTGAATGGTGGATTGGTGCAGGAGATTGCGAGAGGTAAGTctagagagggagggagatgctTGATGTGGAGACTCTTGAATTCAAGTTAAAGAGTTTAGACTTGAAGAAATGTAGGTAATAGGGGAGCACTGAGCGGGAAGGAGTGTCGTGAGTTAGGTGCTGTCGCAGTCTGGGGCTTTGGAGGCAGGAAAGGAGTGAGTTGGAACTGGAAAGAGGTTTTTGCAATCCTATGGGTATGGGAAGCACCCAGGCCAGCGTAACAGTAGCACATTCTCTGGCGTGTACAAATGCCTTAGAATGTTCTCTGTCACTTTGATCTACTTCACTCATTTGGCAAATACTGCACGGTGATGCACTAAATGCAAGATAATGCCCTGGAGTGGTACATACGTGAGCAGGGCCCTTGTTATTCATGTAAGTGTAAACGGGAGAAAGTCATCGACCAGTGATTCTTACAAA
Coding sequences:
- the MRPL58 gene encoding large ribosomal subunit protein mL62 isoform X3 codes for the protein MAATRYLCWGLSRAGAWLLPPPARCPCRALHKQVYGTEFQSIYSLDKLYPESRGSDTAWRVPDDAKQANNDIPLDRLTISYCRSSGPGGQNVNKVNSKAEVRFHLATADWIAEPVRQKMAITHKNKINRSGELILTSECSRYQFRNLADCLQKIRDMIAEASQPAKEPSKEDALLQRIRKHESGKAEKKENKFYHKDKQEGRYGLKSSSRAGKGPLQGMQAAAAEGALTPAGDFFVGRGC
- the MRPL58 gene encoding large ribosomal subunit protein mL62 isoform X1; translation: MAATRYLCWGLSRAGAWLLPPPARCPCRALHKQVYGTEFQSIYSLDKLYPESRGSDTAWRVPDDAKQANNDIPLDRLTISYCRSSGPGGQNVNKVNSKAEVRFHLATADWIAEPVRQKMAITHKNKINRSGELILTSECSRYQFRNLADCLQKIRDMIAEASQPAKEPSKEDALLQRIRIENMNRERLRKKRINSTIKTSRRVDMD
- the MRPL58 gene encoding large ribosomal subunit protein mL62 isoform X2, which translates into the protein MAATRYLCWGLSRAGAWLLPPPARCPCRALHKQDDAKQANNDIPLDRLTISYCRSSGPGGQNVNKVNSKAEVRFHLATADWIAEPVRQKMAITHKNKINRSGELILTSECSRYQFRNLADCLQKIRDMIAEASQPAKEPSKEDALLQRIRIENMNRERLRKKRINSTIKTSRRVDMD